In Palaemon carinicauda isolate YSFRI2023 chromosome 18, ASM3689809v2, whole genome shotgun sequence, a genomic segment contains:
- the LOC137657906 gene encoding DBH-like monooxygenase protein 1, whose amino-acid sequence MECLRVLAAILLLPLCNGLLINSAEKNLGAMTFQHQATLDQNGAFVMLWSPLEEEIHVEIQVATTGFIGIGFSPSGGMKGADIVLAWVDDVTGELHVHDRHATGMMIPLIDKQQDITVAGGYQNDTHTVLRFSRPWNTCDDPQDMKLSGDTTRVIWAYSYSDPEGDMDMSIHDQRGTKSIYLQEPRFSLPKFSEDVKSINLVVEEVVLPNSMDTIYWCQIYRIPGLVTKNHLIGYVPIIQEGNHEQVHHMLLNECHLNESSVHYEQWLSSGGRQCLTANMPASWYYCSHTIIAWAIGSEGELFPEHVGLPLGEEHGGSDYYMIQIHYDNPKLKTGVVDSSGLRLFYTDKPRQIDGGVIMVGSDVEPTMMVPPRQRWKTIGICPGECTEKSFPKDGIRIFQGLLHAHLLGRAISIKHIRNGVELPTVFKDMNYDFNYQQQRILKEEMVVLPGDTLIVECDYDSTKKAKPTFGGEDSDDEMCLGYLTYYPRMELSSCLSAPEISHIYKPLGVKNVYYEDKVSKMFPTDGGGSRSIDTNSIKEMDKKYLENPAGEFEEINLSFVLKRVIAKSPKEYENKTLYDLLHDSRTWQDPKVLAELQELMHYGTHQLSCRRTDHSRIQGISETVRYPDFISFKPLEDDDCPSSQTESYVGYDVNKEHLLISQGGNKKEIAVTGGQGNHKSAATWINNSVLQFFFISLSVWIAFMY is encoded by the exons ATGGAGTGCCTCCGGGTGTTGGCGGCAATATTACTGCTGCCTTTATGCAATGGTTTGTTGATAAACTCGGCCGAGAAAAACCTCGGTGCAATGACGTTTCAACATCAAGCCACTCTGGATCAGAATGGAGCATTCGTCATGCTCTGGTCTCCTCTAGAGGAGGAAATCCACGTCGAAATACAG gttgcTACGACAGGTTTCATCGGCATTGGATTTTCTCCCAGCGGTGGAATGAAGGGAGCTGACATAGTACTGGCTTGGGTTGATGACGTAACAGGGGAATTACACGTTCAC GACCGACACGCTACGGGCATGATGATCCCTCTCATCGATAAACAACAAGACATAACTGTAGCTGGAGGATACCAGAACGACACCCACACCGTCCTTCGCTTCTCGCGCCCCTGGAACACCTGCGACGATCCGCAGGACATGAAGCTCTCCGGGGACACGACCCGGGTAATTTGGGCGTACTCTTACAGCGATCCTGAAGGCGATATGGACATGAGCATCCACGACCAAAGGGGAACCAAGAGCATCTACCTTCAGGAACCCAGGTTCTCTCTTCCGAAGTTCTCAGAGGATGTCAAGTCCATCAACTTGGTCGTTGAAGAA GTAGTACTACCCAATTCTATGGACACTATATACTGGTGCCAAATATATCGAATTCCAGGATTGGTGACCAAAAATCACCTGATTGGG TACGTTCCAATAATCCAAGAGGGCAACCACGAGCAAGTGCATCACATGCTCCTGAACGAGTGCCATTTGAACGAAAGCTCGGTGCATTACGAGCAGTGGCTCTCATCCGGAGGGCGTCAGTGCTTAACTGCTAACATGCCCGCTTCTTGGTACTACTGCAGTCATACTATCATTGCCTGGGCTATTGGGTCTGAAG GCGAGCTATTCCCTGAGCATGTCGGTCTGCCCTTAGGAGAGGAACATGGAGGTTCAGATTATTATATGATTCAAATTCACTACGACAATCCAAAGCTGAAAACAG GTGTTGTGGACAGTTCAGGACTGAGGCTGTTCTATACGGATAAACCGAGACAAATAGACGGAGGAGTTATAATGGTGGGAAGTGACGTGGAACCAACAATGATGGTTCCGCCAAGACAACGCTGGAAGACGATTGGTATTTGTCCTGGGGAATGTACTGAGAAG agTTTTCCAAAAGATGGTATAAGGATATTCCAAGGACTGTTGCATGCACATCTCCTAGGTCGAGCAATTTCTATAAAACACATACGAAATGGAGTGGAACTTCCTACTGTATTTAAGG ATATGAACTACGACTTCAACTATCAGCAACAAAGGATTCTGAAGGAGGAGATGGTCGTGTTGCCAGGGGACACACTTATTGTCGAATGCGACTATGACTCGACGAAGAAAGCCAAACCAACCTTT GGAGGAGAGGACTCAGATGACGAGATGTGTCTGGGTTACCTGACCTACTACCCACGTATGGAACTCTCCAGCTGCCTCTCTGCTCCTGAAATTTCTCACATCTACAAGCCCCTTGGAGTTAAGAACGTCTATTATGAAGACAAAGTCTC gAAAATGTTTCCAACGGATGGAGGAGG GTCTAGAAGCATAGATACAAACAGCATCAAAGAGATGGACAAGAAATATTTGGAGAACCCGGCTGGAGAATTCGAAGAAattaatttatctttcgtattaaAAAGAGTCATAGCAAAGAGTCCCAAAG AGTACGAGAACAAAACGCTCTATGACCTTCTACACGATTCTAGAACTTGGCAAGACCCGAAAGTGTTGGCCGAGTTACAAGAACTGATGCATTATGGGACCCACCAGCTCTCCTGCAGACGCACAGACCATTCCAGGATTCAAGGG ATTTCAGAGACTGTAAGGTATCCTGATTTCATTTCGTTCAAACCACTGGAAGATGATGATTGCCCATCTTCGCAAACCGAGTCTTATGTGGGTTACG atGTCAATAAGGAGCACCTCTTGATTTCTCAAGgaggaaataagaaagaaatagCTGTCACCGGAGGTCAGGGGAACCACAAATCAGCTGCAACGTGGATCAATAACAGTGTGCTTcagtttttcttcatttccttatcaGTCTGGATAGCGTTTATGTACTAA